AGTCCACCAGGTGCGGCGACGTGAAAACGCCGCACCGATAACCGGCGGCATCGAGAATCGCAAACAGCATCGAACTCACCGAGCCCTTACCATTGGTGCCGGCCACGTGTACGGTCTTGTACGAATTCTGCGGATCACCCAGGCGCGCGAGGAAGCGCGTAATATTGTCCAGTCCCATCTTGATCCCGAACAACTCGAGATTGAAGATGAATTTAATGGCGTCGTCGTAGCGCATAGCTTACGGCGTGAAGTAGTCGATCAGGAGCGAAACGGTGTGCCGCAGTTCGTGTCGGTGAACGATCTTGTCGAGAAACCCGTGATCGCGGAAGAACTCCGAAGTCTGGAAATTCTCCGGCAGCTTCTGGCCGATGGTCTGCTCGATCACCCGTCGCCCGGCAAATCCGAGCAAGGCGCCCGGTTCGGCAATAATCGCATCCCCCAAGGAGGCATAGCTGGCCATCACCCCGGCCGTGGTGGGGTTGGTCAGGATCGAGATAAACGGCGTTTTGGTCTCAGAGAGCCGCGCGAGTAGGCCGGATGTCTTCGCCATTTGCAGCAGCGATAGTATGCCTTCCTGCATGCGGGCACCGCCGGAACAGGAGACGATGACCAAGGGAATCTGCCGATTCAAAGCCCGTTCGATGGTGCGGGCAATCTTCTCGCCAACGACGCTGCCCATGCTGCCGCCGACAAAGGCAAAGTCCATGACGGCAAAGCTGATTTCGCGGCCGTCGATTTTGCCAATGCCGCTGATCACGGCGTCGTTACGGCCAGTCTTCTTGCGGGCTTCGGCAATGCGGTCGGGATAACGCTTCGAGTCCTTGAACTGCAGCGGGTCGAGCGAGACCAGTTCAGTATCGAGCTCGACGAAGCTGTCTTTATCCAGCATGATATCGATGTAGTCGGTCGAGCGAATCCGGAAGTGATAACTGCACTTGCGGCAGACCCAGAGATCCTTCTCCAGCTCGCGGACGTAGATGATTTCGCCGCAGGAATTGCATTTGGTCCAGAGGCCGTCGGGGATTTCCTTGCGCTCGGTTGGGGGTGGCGCCGGTTTACGTTTAAACCATTCCATTGTCACTTCGTTCCTATCCGCAGCATGGTGAATGAATCCTCCGGCGGTTTGGAGTAGAAGCCCTTACGGCGCGTCAAGACCTGGAATCCGTACTTTTCGTAGAACTTGATCGCCGGCTGATTCGAGACGCGGACATCCAGCACCATGCTGTCGATTGACCGCTGCCGCAACCGCTCCTCAAGTTCGTTCAGGATAGCCTGTCCGATCCCGCGCGAGCGGTAATCGCGATGCACCGCGACGTTGGCGATATATCCGTAATCTTCAAGCGCAATGCAACTCAAATATCCGACGCAGCGGCCCTGCAGGCGGGCGGCCAGCGTGATCACATGCTCGTTGGCGATATCGGCGGCGAAATTTTCGTGGTCCCAGGGATCGCTGAAGGCTTCCTGTTCAATCGCCATCACATCCGTTATATCGGTTGCGGTCAAGTCGACAATCTCCGGCTGCGAGCGGTCGCGGCGCATTTCCGGTTGCGACTTGAGGATGTAATTCACGTCCAGATTGACCGGATCCAATTCCGGCCATTGCGCTGCGCTGCGCGCGATCGCGAGCGCCATGGTGCCGCCCGACCAGGTGGCCGGTGTTTCTACACGCAGGGGCCGCTTCAAATGGGCCGCCGCGTCAGCTAATCGCGCCGCGCCGGCGCCGACAAAAACTTTGTCGCCAAACTCGCGGGCCGCTTCGGCTGCCGAGACTAATCGCAGATCGCGTTCGAAATCAGCCACGTAGTACTCGTCCCCGCGGCAGTGAATCGCCAAAACCGGTGCCTCCGGAACTGCGCCCCACACTTGCCGCGCCAGTTCGACATTGCTTACTGCGAGGATGCGCTTACGCCACGCCTGCGCCAAACCAAGCGCCGTGGCGACTCCTACACGAAGTCCGGTAAAGGAGCCGGGCCCGGTCAAAACCGCCAGCGCATCCAGGTCGGTCGGACTAATATCACCTTCTCGCAGAACGCTGTCAATAGCGATGACGATTCGTTCGGAGTGGTTGCGATCGACCACGCCATTGTATTCGGCGCGAATCCGGTCGCCATCGGCCAGACCGATCAGAAGGCGGTCACTGGAGGTGTCAATCGCCAGGACTTTCATATCCGTTTTCTTCGATCTTGATGCTTCGTTCCGTGGCGTCCGAGATCGCTATGCGAACAGCGTAGGCGCGTTCCGGCGTCAACGAGCCGCATTTCTCCGCCCATTCGATCAACGTAATTCCGCCGGCGTTGAGATACTCGTCCATTCCGAGGTCGAAGAGATCGGCCTCGCTCGCCAGTCGGTAGAGATCAATGTGGTAGATCATCGGGTTGGTCGGGTAGACGTTGATTAACGCAAACGTGGGCGACGAGACCGCGATGTCGGAGGCGAAGTGCCGGACCAGACTTCGGATGAAGGTCGTCTTGCCCGCACCCAACTCGCCATAGAACAGCACGGTGTCTCCCGCCTGCAGTCGAGCGGCAAACTGCTCGGCGACCGCCGCGGTCTCCGATTCCGATTTGGTGACAGTGTCCAACAGCAGCATCTACTTTTTGGGACGCAGTGTCGCCACCGGCACGATCATTTCTTCGAGAGTAATCCCGCCGTGCTGGAAGCTGTTCTGGAACTGGCGGTTGTACTCATTATAATTGGTCGGATAGACAAAATAGAAGTCTTCGGTCGCGATCAGAAAGGTCGTCGCGAGATTGAAGCGCGGCAGCCGGTAAGCATCGGGATTCTTGATCAGCAACGCCTCTTTGGGATCGCAATTGAGGTTGTCGCCGTACTTGTAGCGCAGATTCGTCGATGTGTCGCGCTTGCCGTAAGCGACCGTTCCGCGCGTACCCAGCACGGCGCCGTGGTCGGTCGTCAGGACACAAGTGGCGCCGATTTGCGCGACATACTTGATAATGTCAATCAGCGTCGAGTGATTGAACCAGGAAAGAATCAAAGAACGGAACGCCGCTTCGTCCGGCGCAATCTGCTGCAGCGCCCGCGACTGCGAGCGGCCATGAACCAGGATGTCGAGGAAATTGAATACGACGGCAATCAACGGGACGTTTTGATATGACGACAATTTCTTGACGAATCCTTCTTCCTCTTTCAGATCGCTCATCTTGAAGTACTTTGGCTCGCCACTGGCTTTGATCTTCAACCGCTTGCACTGTTCAATCAGTAACTCGTCTTCGAAACGGTTCAAACTGCGCTCGTCCGCTGTGCCGCCCTCCCAGATTTCCGGCTTCCGCTTTGCCAGATCGTCCGGAAACATGCCGGAAAAGATGGCGTTGCGTGCAAACGGCGTCGCCGTGGGCAGCACGGAAAAATAGTAGTCGAGCGTAATTTCGAGGTACTCGGAGATGATCGGGGCAATCACCATCCACTGATCCAACCGCATGCAGTCGACGACAATGAAAAAAGTCGGCTTCTTGTCATTGATTAGCGGCGCTACGAACGTCTTGAAGACATGCGGCGACATGACCGGTCCGCTTTCGGTCTTGACCCAGCGCGGATAGTTCTTGTCGACGTAGCGGAAGAATTCGGCGTTGAATTCCCGCTTCTGACTTTGGTGGCTCTGCTTGAGGCCCTCATCGTTGATCTTTTCGAACTCCACGTCCCACTGCGACAGCGTTTTATGGATTTCCACCCAGTCGGCCGGTTCCATCGGACCGTACAGCTTCGCGCGGAGTTGATTAAAGTTCTGCACGTAGCCGCGCGTCGCGGTGTCGGTCTGCAATTTCTTGGCGTCGAGGATCTTCTTCGCGACCGCCAGCACCTGCGACGGATTGACCGGCTTCACCAGATATTCGGCGATATTGCGCCCGATCGCCTGGTTCATCAAGTGCTCTTCTTCAGACTTGGTCACCATCACCACCGGAATGTGGGGCTTGATCTTCTTGATTTCCTCCAAGGTGGTCAGTCCGTCCATGCCGGGCATCATCTCGTCAAGCAGAATCAGGTCAAAGCTCGATTTGGCGACTTCCTGCAACGCATCTTCGCCGGAAGCTACCGGCGTGATCTTGAACCCCTTGCCTTCAAGGATAATTCGATGCGATTCGAGCAGATCAACCTCATCATCGACCCACAAGACCCGCTTCACATCGACGCTCATGTATGCTGTCCTTTCTCCGCTCCTTCCGGCCTCGCGGACTGCAGAGTAATCCGAAAGGTGGTACGTTCGTGCGGCACCGACTCGGTAAGTTCGATTCGCCCGCGGTGGTACTCCTGCACGATGCGGCGCGCCAGAGTCAGCCCCAACCCCCACCCCCTCTTCTTCGTTGTAAACCCGGTCTGAAAGATTTTTCCCTGATTTTTCGGCGGAATTCCCGGGCCGTTGTCGGTCACACTGATTGTCACCTGCCCCTTGTTGTCAACGTTTCCAGTGCGAATAGTGATTTCGCCGGTTTTCTGATCGCATGCCTGCATGCTGTTCTTGATCAGATTCTCCACCACCCAGGTAAAGAGCTCCGGGTTGACGCTGGCATAGATCTCTGCGGTCGGCTCGAACTTGATGCAGATGCCTTTCCCCTGATGCGGCAGGCGCTGGCAGTAATAGTCGACCACTTCTTGAACCAACGGGTTGATGGCATGCGGTGTGGTCTCCGGAACCGATCCGATCCGCCCGAAGCGATTCGCGACACGATCGAGGCGGCTGAGATCCACCCGCATCTTCTCAACCACCGTGCCGAGATCAGTGCCCGTTGCTCCGGCGTACTTGCCCTCGCGATGATCCGTCTCCAGCAGTTCGAGCCAACCCATCAGCGACGTCAACGGCGTGCCCAGCTGATGCGCCGTCTCCTTGGCCATGCCGACCCAGATATTGCGCTGCTCGGCGCGCTGGATATTGCGGAAGCCGACGAACCCGACGATCAAAAACACCGCCACGACCGCAATCTCGATCACCGGCATCAACTGCAATTGGCGCACCAGCGGCGGATAGTCGTAAAGGATATACTGAATCACCTGGCCGTGCCACGCCACGGGCGTTTCACGGCTGTCCGCCACCAGTTGATCGCGATATTCCTTGATTCGGGCCAGCGCCGCCGGCGTCGTATCGTTGTCGGCGATCCCGGGTATGCGCGCCCACAGCACCGGATTGCGATGGTGGTCGGTGACAATTATCGGAAAGTACGCCTTCTGAATGATCTCCTCGAAAATCACCGCATTGACGCGCGGCGAGGAATCCTCGGCCCCCGCCAGCTCCCATAACTTGGCCCACATCCGGACATCCCGCTTGATGTTCTCCTGGAGGCCGTTGATCAAGAACTGCGTGTAGATCATGAACAACGCCGCCACCGCAATGGTGCCGAAAAGGATGAAGGCCTTGAAAACACCCGGCAATGTAGTGTAGCCGGCCTGATTCCCGATCGACGAGCGGATCATCCGATGATCTCGAGCCCTCGCATGTATGGCCGCAGGACCTCCGGCACCACGATCTTGCCGTCGGCGGTTTGATACGATTCCATGATCGCGATCACCGTTCGCGGCAATGCCAGCCCGGAGCCGTTGAGCGTGTGCGGGAAGATCGGCTTTTCTCCTTCGGTCGGTCGGAAGCGCAGATTCA
This genomic interval from Candidatus Zixiibacteriota bacterium contains the following:
- a CDS encoding acetyl-CoA carboxylase carboxyltransferase subunit beta, with the protein product MEWFKRKPAPPPTERKEIPDGLWTKCNSCGEIIYVRELEKDLWVCRKCSYHFRIRSTDYIDIMLDKDSFVELDTELVSLDPLQFKDSKRYPDRIAEARKKTGRNDAVISGIGKIDGREISFAVMDFAFVGGSMGSVVGEKIARTIERALNRQIPLVIVSCSGGARMQEGILSLLQMAKTSGLLARLSETKTPFISILTNPTTAGVMASYASLGDAIIAEPGALLGFAGRRVIEQTIGQKLPENFQTSEFFRDHGFLDKIVHRHELRHTVSLLIDYFTP
- the tsaB gene encoding tRNA (adenosine(37)-N6)-threonylcarbamoyltransferase complex dimerization subunit type 1 TsaB, producing MKVLAIDTSSDRLLIGLADGDRIRAEYNGVVDRNHSERIVIAIDSVLREGDISPTDLDALAVLTGPGSFTGLRVGVATALGLAQAWRKRILAVSNVELARQVWGAVPEAPVLAIHCRGDEYYVADFERDLRLVSAAEAAREFGDKVFVGAGAARLADAAAHLKRPLRVETPATWSGGTMALAIARSAAQWPELDPVNLDVNYILKSQPEMRRDRSQPEIVDLTATDITDVMAIEQEAFSDPWDHENFAADIANEHVITLAARLQGRCVGYLSCIALEDYGYIANVAVHRDYRSRGIGQAILNELEERLRQRSIDSMVLDVRVSNQPAIKFYEKYGFQVLTRRKGFYSKPPEDSFTMLRIGTK
- the tsaE gene encoding tRNA (adenosine(37)-N6)-threonylcarbamoyltransferase complex ATPase subunit type 1 TsaE gives rise to the protein MDTVTKSESETAAVAEQFAARLQAGDTVLFYGELGAGKTTFIRSLVRHFASDIAVSSPTFALINVYPTNPMIYHIDLYRLASEADLFDLGMDEYLNAGGITLIEWAEKCGSLTPERAYAVRIAISDATERSIKIEENGYESPGD
- a CDS encoding bifunctional response regulator/alkaline phosphatase family protein, translating into MSVDVKRVLWVDDEVDLLESHRIILEGKGFKITPVASGEDALQEVAKSSFDLILLDEMMPGMDGLTTLEEIKKIKPHIPVVMVTKSEEEHLMNQAIGRNIAEYLVKPVNPSQVLAVAKKILDAKKLQTDTATRGYVQNFNQLRAKLYGPMEPADWVEIHKTLSQWDVEFEKINDEGLKQSHQSQKREFNAEFFRYVDKNYPRWVKTESGPVMSPHVFKTFVAPLINDKKPTFFIVVDCMRLDQWMVIAPIISEYLEITLDYYFSVLPTATPFARNAIFSGMFPDDLAKRKPEIWEGGTADERSLNRFEDELLIEQCKRLKIKASGEPKYFKMSDLKEEEGFVKKLSSYQNVPLIAVVFNFLDILVHGRSQSRALQQIAPDEAAFRSLILSWFNHSTLIDIIKYVAQIGATCVLTTDHGAVLGTRGTVAYGKRDTSTNLRYKYGDNLNCDPKEALLIKNPDAYRLPRFNLATTFLIATEDFYFVYPTNYNEYNRQFQNSFQHGGITLEEMIVPVATLRPKK
- a CDS encoding HAMP domain-containing histidine kinase, whose protein sequence is MIRSSIGNQAGYTTLPGVFKAFILFGTIAVAALFMIYTQFLINGLQENIKRDVRMWAKLWELAGAEDSSPRVNAVIFEEIIQKAYFPIIVTDHHRNPVLWARIPGIADNDTTPAALARIKEYRDQLVADSRETPVAWHGQVIQYILYDYPPLVRQLQLMPVIEIAVVAVFLIVGFVGFRNIQRAEQRNIWVGMAKETAHQLGTPLTSLMGWLELLETDHREGKYAGATGTDLGTVVEKMRVDLSRLDRVANRFGRIGSVPETTPHAINPLVQEVVDYYCQRLPHQGKGICIKFEPTAEIYASVNPELFTWVVENLIKNSMQACDQKTGEITIRTGNVDNKGQVTISVTDNGPGIPPKNQGKIFQTGFTTKKRGWGLGLTLARRIVQEYHRGRIELTESVPHERTTFRITLQSARPEGAEKGQHT